The following coding sequences lie in one Haladaptatus sp. DJG-WS-42 genomic window:
- a CDS encoding sodium:calcium antiporter has product MKRQALGAIAATVALTLPWVAVWLGVIPSLSTMATVAVSGLAVLGASFLLAWGAETAEKDVPRAFAIAILAVLAVAPEYAVDALYAWNAGVFAGTERGIEAGNLAVANMTGANRILIGLGWAGIALFTIFRSGSDKDPAVERRSGFLTDVVKLDRDIGLEIVFLLAATMWAFLVPLGGGIDIFDMAFLVGLYIAYILIVLKGDIETEEHDVGVPAYLQTFPKGKRIAAVITLFAFSGLMIFTAVEPFAHGLEELGTSIGIPSFFMIQWIAPLASESPELIVVAYLVNKARSTAGFNALISSKLNQWTLLIGTLVVVYSIALGTYGALPFDQKQSGEIWLTAAQSFFAIALLVNFEISVREAIALLVLFVSQVVIEFLLIREAITLSISSYELLLAYTGLYIVLGVGLFVARRRAFRGILQQTAGTVGEALGSGSSAPVSSDD; this is encoded by the coding sequence ATGAAACGACAAGCACTCGGTGCGATCGCAGCAACCGTCGCGCTCACGCTGCCGTGGGTCGCGGTGTGGCTGGGCGTGATTCCGTCGCTCTCGACGATGGCGACCGTCGCCGTGAGCGGCCTCGCCGTCCTCGGCGCGTCCTTCCTGCTCGCGTGGGGGGCAGAAACCGCAGAGAAAGACGTGCCCCGGGCGTTCGCCATCGCCATCTTGGCGGTGCTCGCCGTTGCGCCCGAATACGCGGTTGACGCCCTTTATGCGTGGAACGCAGGTGTGTTTGCGGGCACCGAACGCGGTATCGAAGCCGGGAACCTCGCCGTGGCGAACATGACCGGTGCGAACCGCATCCTCATTGGCCTCGGCTGGGCCGGGATTGCGCTGTTCACTATCTTCCGCAGTGGCTCTGACAAAGACCCCGCCGTCGAGCGTCGCAGCGGCTTCCTCACAGACGTCGTGAAACTCGACCGCGACATCGGCCTCGAAATCGTTTTCCTGCTCGCCGCGACGATGTGGGCATTCCTCGTCCCACTCGGCGGCGGCATCGACATCTTCGACATGGCATTCCTCGTTGGCCTCTACATCGCCTACATCCTCATCGTCCTCAAAGGCGACATAGAGACCGAAGAGCACGACGTGGGCGTGCCCGCCTACCTCCAAACATTCCCGAAGGGAAAGCGCATCGCGGCGGTCATCACACTGTTCGCGTTCTCCGGCTTGATGATTTTCACCGCCGTTGAACCGTTCGCCCACGGGCTTGAGGAACTCGGCACCTCCATTGGCATCCCGTCGTTCTTCATGATTCAGTGGATTGCGCCGCTCGCCTCTGAGTCGCCGGAACTCATCGTCGTCGCCTACCTCGTGAACAAGGCGCGTTCGACCGCTGGGTTCAACGCGCTCATCTCCTCGAAACTCAACCAGTGGACGCTCCTTATCGGGACGCTCGTGGTCGTCTACTCCATCGCGCTTGGCACCTACGGCGCGCTCCCATTCGACCAGAAGCAGTCGGGCGAAATCTGGCTGACCGCAGCCCAGTCATTCTTCGCCATCGCGCTGCTCGTGAACTTCGAGATTTCGGTGCGCGAAGCGATTGCCCTGCTCGTGTTGTTCGTCTCGCAGGTCGTCATCGAGTTCCTGCTCATCCGTGAGGCCATCACGCTCTCGATTTCGAGCTACGAACTCCTGCTTGCCTACACGGGGCTCTACATCGTCCTCGGCGTTGGCCTGTTCGTCGCCCGGCGGAGGGCCTTCCGCGGCATTCTCCAGCAGACCGCTGGCACGGTTGGTGAGGCGCTCGGAAGCGGGAGCAGCGCTCCGGTGAGTTCGGACGACTGA
- a CDS encoding EamA family transporter, whose protein sequence is MALGGLGIYATSFLAGERASDIVWTQSAIVSLLYLGTAVSVGGYVLYFELIRRIGSNRTTLLAYLDPVIAGVAGFLLLGEGLELHTVAGFVVCLGFTIIEHRAIRKWISSR, encoded by the coding sequence ATGGCGCTCGGTGGTCTCGGCATCTACGCGACGAGCTTCCTCGCTGGTGAGCGCGCTTCCGATATCGTGTGGACACAGAGCGCGATTGTCTCGCTGCTCTATCTCGGGACGGCCGTCTCCGTCGGCGGCTACGTGCTCTACTTCGAACTCATCCGACGGATTGGGTCGAACCGAACGACCCTGCTTGCGTACTTAGACCCCGTCATCGCGGGCGTCGCTGGCTTTCTACTGTTAGGAGAAGGACTGGAACTGCACACGGTCGCTGGCTTCGTCGTCTGCCTCGGATTTACCATCATCGAACATCGCGCGATTCGAAAGTGGATTTCGTCGCGCTGA